In the genome of Carya illinoinensis cultivar Pawnee chromosome 13, C.illinoinensisPawnee_v1, whole genome shotgun sequence, the window GGATTCTTTCAGACTAAGGACTTCTACgaagtgttttttatttttttatggatgTCTGGAAGTGATGTACTTTGATTTCTCTCTTCCATGTTCTCAGTATTTTAAAGCCCCCAAGACCCCCTGTTGTCTATAATCAAATCTGTACTTGGCAAATATGCTGGTAAACTACAATGGAAAAGGCAGGGAGGAGGGTGGGGCAAAAAAGACAATAAgatacaagtttcaacaagttTTAAGAAACCTCTGTCCAGAACTTGAGGTAGGTGTGACTAGTATGATGATATTTGTATCGCAAATAACATAGAGAGCCAGCTTCATGTAAAAAATGGTTAAGAGGAAAGGAGTTGAGATATTGACAACATAGCTCAATAAACAATTGAAAAGTAATAGTTAGGGTCTACTTCCAGAAGAAAGTTATGCACCTCAGTTTCCTCCTGAGCCTTTTTGAGGTCCAACAACTGCTGATGTAAATGCGAGGACTTCTTTTTCTCCCCTTCAATCTCCTCCCGGTATTTGTTGTTCTGTTTCTCCAAGGCCAAGATTTTCTTCAAGCACTTATTTTCCCTACTCCCAACCTCCATGCACATTTTATCTGACTCCGATGCACTCAACTTAAAAGCCTCAACCTCTGCTCTGATTTCTGCATTTTTTGCTGAAATATTTCTGTTAGCTAGTTTTGCAAGGTCTGCTTGACAACCAGCCCTCCTCAGAGCATTTTCCAGTTGCACAAGCTTCTTTAAGGCCTCCTTATTAACTTCCTCTCCGTCATTCTTTGCTTGCCGTTCTCCTCCATTCTCTATTCTCAACATCTTGATCTCTGAAAGATCATGGCTGAGCTTTTTAGCAGCCTGAACCACTTTCTTCTGAGCCCACTCCTTTCGGTCCTTTACCTGTTGCTTGATATCTTTAATATTCTGGACTAAACTTGAGATGATTTCAATCTTAGGATCGAGGGACTCAATCTCTGACTGCTCATTTAGCCTTAAATCACCAAATCCACCCAAGATTAATTTAACCATACAAGAGTCCTCCCATTCAAGTGGTTCAGTTGattttttccttggcaaggagGCCTCTGTGGCCTGCATTTTTGGAGACATCTTAACTGTAGCACGGCAAGCAGCTGCAAAAGTTTCAATGTTAATTTTCAACCTAGCTTCCAAGGATGGTGTATGCTTTAAGCTCTTAACAACGTTAAACTTTCTATCTAACCAAAAACCAAGGTTCTCGGACGGACCATTTTTGCCTAAATCATCGGACTGGCCATCACCAGAAAGCTTATTACTTTGAACTTCACAAACCTCGGGAGATGCATTAACTAAACTGTCATCCTCAGCCACCTGACCCTCACACTCATCTGTCGAAAATGGTACTTTCATGGTACTGGATAACCCCAAATGAAAATTGCTCATGAGGAGACACCGCATGGCATCTCTTTTGATCAAGTTGGGCCGAACTTGGCGAAGCAAGTAAATCATGACCGCAAGCGAATTTTTAACCAACATCTTCATATCCCCAAAAACCTGTTGGCCTTGTTTATAAGTTCCATCATCAAGTACAAAACCAGTTTTGATATAATTAAGCGAATTTTGCACAATGTTTGTCACAATATCCATGTCACCAAACCCGTGTCCATTTGTCAAGATCGCCTTCAGCACAACATCATGTGAATAGCCATGACATATTAACCTCACATAAGCTTCGTTATAAATCATTTCGAGTTTCTTTCGAAGCAATTCTTCTAACTGTTGCTCAGAGTAatatttcaagtttttcatGTCAAAATCCGTACTCACAGACGGTTTCAGATTAACATTACTGGTATCGTTATTCTTGCTCGAATCACCATTTGATGAAGTTTGGCCCAGTCCAAGGTTTTGGTCACATTTTCTTGGAGTAGGATAATATTCTGCTTGAACCAATTCAGAATCAGGTTCTGTTGTCTCTGTCTCTGGTGGGTGGTGGTTCTCTTCATCATTGTCGTCACTGAGTTTCTTGGACTGGGGATTTTGCTTGCTCTTGGCATGTTTTTCTGAGCCACCCATTTTGTGGACACTGAAAATGGATgtaaaatagaatatatatcaaaacaaaaatcctAAAACCCTGTCACCTTAAGCAAACAAAACCTCTGAGCTCCTCAGATTTATGTCTCCCCCCGCAGTGCAGCGCGACcccaccccccaccccccccccccccccccccccccaaaacatcCCCAACACCACCTTCTTACGTAACTCGCAAGAGCAATAACAATCTCAACTGAACAGAAAAGCAAACAAGAAACAATTAAGAAGAAGATGGGACAAGAAAAAACTAGCCAACATTTTAGCTGAACATCTTCAAGTTTATCTTCGGTTTTCCCGTAACCACATCCATTTGCATATACCTTACTCGATCAAAGacttttaaatctaaaagttttTAACCTTCAATTTGTTTTCTTATGATAATAGAATCACATAAAGACTAAATGGAATTCCTGATAACCCTTTAGTTATTTTTCCTCTTATTGATTCTCCTGCATTTTcctctcagcaaccaaacagcaAACAGAATAAAATACGAATTTTCGAAAAACAAAGTTCATGCTTCTAAGATAATCATTCAAGCAACGCTTAGAGACACTAACCTGTTACTTGAATTTGGTTCGAACTTTAAGTcctgagagagagcgagaggtaGAGAGAGCGCTCGCCGCTCAAAGTGCAACTCTGCAAGACTGCAAGTGAGAGAGCCCCCCTGGTACCAAATTACCAATGCATTTCGAATTGGGTGGGATTAACTCCTCTACGGCTTGATTATAACATTCAACTTACAACTGctaattttcttccaatattcttctTCCACGTAATCCAAATAGATTTCTCTGTCTCAGCGAAGGTTATATAAGTCTGTAGGAGACTGTAGGAGATCCGGAAGCTCTCTAACTTCCCATTTCAGGCAGTGGGAGGGATGACATTGCTCGTCAACTGGCGTTCCAGAACGACAAACAATATGATGCCAAGTAAGCCCATGTAATCAACCGTTGAACTCGTGGTGTATGGTTGTGGCGAAACTGTGACGAATTTTTTGACCTGGGCTGTCACGTGAGTACTTCTCGGCTTGTGTGCATGGTTTACACCTTGCAACACGAGGCCTTTATTACAAGGCAAAAAAAAAGGCTCTGTGAGATTTCTCCTCTCTCTGAGCAGATATccataagaagaaaatttatgGAATGGAGATTTTGTTCCAAACACGACACCCAATAACTATTTATAATGGCtcgtttatttataaatatggatTTAAAGTTAAAAGCCAATAATTCTTGTAAGAACAATAATAGATATGTTAAATAAGAGGTAATTAATATGAATGCAAAGAATAGAAATTATTTGAGCCCACACTAAAACTATATACAATTAACAAATTCtacatattttgaaattttgctaTAAATCAATCACTGTTCACCACCTCATACCTGATAtgaattttatctatttttttccttaatcttTCACGGTTGTTGTGCTTGCCGGTTTAATGTAACCATAGCCAATCCTGCACATCGTCACAATGTAGAAATACAAAGAATCCACTACCGAGTAGGTCTCATCTGCTGAGAAATCGTCCTTGTTGAACCAATATATAATCACTCCTAAGAACAAATACAACACAAAAAGAATACACGCTTGGCGAACAATCAATTGGGACCTAAATGGCGGTATAGGCACTGAGAGGTGGTTAATTTCGTTGATTACTGCCATGGTTGGCGCGGTCTTAGAGTGGTGAAGATTGATCTTGGTCCGCGGGTTATTGGGGTCGAAGAGCCAACCTTGTGGGGACTGTAACAACGATTGTGATTGAGAGTCCTGTTGGGTAGGGAGGTCTATAAAAGTTGAAGAAGAAAGGGTTTTTGGGAGCCCAGAGAGAGGGTTAAGGCATTGACCAGAGGGTAAGCGTCTTGtggggaagaggaagaagggCCAAAGATGAGACGGTTTTTTAGCTCAAAAGGGGTTAGAGGGAGAGAGATCTCGTTATGCTCTGGAAGTGGTGCTAGAATTGGCAACGACGGTGTTGGCTTTCTTCTTGGGCCTAGATATAGCAGTAGAGGCTCTTTCTCCATCTGGGCCTGGGGGGTTGCCAAGAATACCACTTCTAGAGCTACGGGCAGACTAGAAATCAAGAGGTATTCAAAATGAGATTAATTATGGGTCTTTAAATTTGTCTTTAGAGAAATAGTCTTTGTGAGAAAGAAATCAGGAATGTTTTTTTGCAAATAAAGTTGggaaaaatcaaaacatttacaTCTGATTCAACACCCACATTCTTTAACACTCACTTCATAGCCGAAATAGCTATTGATGATTGAAcgcaaggagagagagagagagagagagagagagagagagagagagagaggttttatGGGAGTGAGAGAGAAGATAGGGGCAAATGAAGGAGATGTTGATCGGGAAATTTCGAAAGGAGGAGGATGTCGATCAAAGAATGAGGAGGAATTAGAGTTTTATGTCAAAAGAgagaggatttttttttgtctGATTTATTGATCGTGACGTGGCTTCCCATACCGGTCTAGACTGAGTTTGCCACATAAGGTATGCTATGtagaatttctttttcaaaaaaaaaaaaggggggggttgTAGAGAAGAATTACTCGTTCTCACTATTATTTAAGAGTAgaaaatcattaaaaaggagTTGGGACCTGATTGGTAGAAAATCATCACCAAAAGAGAGCCATGTCTTGGGCATTATTGATTAATCAAATATCATCTTCAGTTATATTAAAACGTTACATCTATCAATGTGATTAAGAATGATAAAACTAAATATGAGGAGTGTCATTAATGTTGTATTCTCTCTTCTTAGTGACTTATTACTgaatcaatattatatatatatctaaaattatcttgGTCTAGTTTCATATAACATGTACGTCGGGTATAGTTCGGttttaactcattttaactatttttattataatttttttaaatttttacacaaaatataataaataatttaattttttttaattttaaaataataatattaaaaaaataatattttaacaatattttattcaactttcaatttttaatttttatcttaaatcatcttatctcatcttactatccaaactttATCTTAATCTCTCACGCTTATTCCATCACGTAGGATGGCAATAGAATACATCTCACGGATGAATACTTCATtatctttttcatcttttttttttttttccctttctttcttttgttttaaaagaatatttgttCTTGTCAAATTAAAGCTTTTGATAAAATTCCTTTTCAACTCTTGTTTTGAGTTTAAGTAGAGAGATTCTACGTTTCTTTGGGAACCTTTAAAAGCctaaataaaaagacaaaacacCCCTAGCTTTCACATTATAAGGCCATAAATAGGACTATATATGACATCTCAAATCTCGAGCTAAACCCTTAAAGTTGACTAAAATTTGATTGATATTCATGACCGAAgcaaatatataagaaaatgtcGGATGAACTATCAACAATCcaccttaaaataaaataaataaagaaacaataaGTCGAACGTACATATATCAGCACGTACGTGCATGTCACGTTtcgtaatattaaaaaagcacGATTTATCATcgtgaaaaatgataaatttataattatatttttactatcaTCATCATCCTATAATATATTATCGTCTTCTAATCAAGTGTCATTAtcgacaaataaaaaaaaaagatggataattttctaaaaattaataGACAAAACGAAGTAAGCTACTAATTAGCTGCGTACGTAAGAGATCATCAAGGACATGAATAAGTTATCTGCTCCGATCATGATCTACATGCATGGTAATGGCGACGTTTTT includes:
- the LOC122292446 gene encoding MND1-interacting protein 1-like isoform X1, with the translated sequence MGGSEKHAKSKQNPQSKKLSDDNDEENHHPPETETTEPDSELVQAEYYPTPRKCDQNLGLGQTSSNGDSSKNNDTSNVNLKPSVSTDFDMKNLKYYSEQQLEELLRKKLEMIYNEAYVRLICHGYSHDVVLKAILTNGHGFGDMDIVTNIVQNSLNYIKTGFVLDDGTYKQGQQVFGDMKMLVKNSLAVMIYLLRQVRPNLIKRDAMRCLLMSNFHLGLSSTMKVPFSTDECEGQVAEDDSLVNASPEVCEVQSNKLSGDGQSDDLGKNGPSENLGFWLDRKFNVVKSLKHTPSLEARLKINIETFAAACRATVKMSPKMQATEASLPRKKSTEPLEWEDSCMVKLILGGFGDLRLNEQSEIESLDPKIEIISSLVQNIKDIKQQVKDRKEWAQKKVVQAAKKLSHDLSEIKMLRIENGGERQAKNDGEEVNKEALKKLVQLENALRRAGCQADLAKLANRNISAKNAEIRAEVEAFKLSASESDKMCMEVGSRENKCLKKILALEKQNNKYREEIEGEKKKSSHLHQQLLDLKKAQEETEVMWRQEVKAKELAIAHVKEEQRLKKEVEVDIKRKHGALRQKMDLDYQRCKDDKQQLEQEISSLQLSLDSSNPNHLQDVSIMKESEHARPEEDTVEVMLPDLSELLNFSEEEIIHDRICLICMENEVSVVFLPCAHQVLCANCTKNHCKNAEAKCPCCQGPIAQTIRVYGTSF
- the LOC122292446 gene encoding MND1-interacting protein 1-like isoform X2, translating into MGGSEKHAKSKQNPQSKKLSDDNDEENHHPPETETTEPDSELVQAEYYPTPRKCDQNLGLGQTSSNGDSSKNNDTSNVNLKPSVSTDFDMKNLKYYSEQQLEELLRKKLEMIYNEAYVRLICHGYSHDVVLKAILTNGHGFGDMDIVTNIVQNSLNYIKTGFVLDDGTYKQGQQVFGDMKMLVKNSLAVMIYLLRQVRPNLIKRDAMRCLLMSNFHLGLSSTMKVPFSTDECEGQVAEDDSLVNASPEVCEVQSNKLSGDGQSDDLGKNGPSENLGFWLDRKFNVVKSLKHTPSLEARLKINIETFAAACRATVKMSPKMQATEASLPRKKSTEPLEWEDSCMVKLILGGFGDLRLNEQSEIESLDPKIEIISSLVQNIKDIKQQVKDRKEWAQKKVVQAAKKLSHDLSEIKMLRIENGGERQAKNDGEEVNKEALKKLVQLENALRRAGCQADLAKLANRNISAKNAEIRAEVEAFKLSASESDKMCMEVGSRENKCLKKILALEKQNNKYREEIEGEKKKSSHLHQQLLDLKKAQEETEVMWRQEVKAKELAIAHVKEEQRLKKEVEVDIKRKHGALRQKMDLDYQRCKDDKQQLEQEISSLQLSLDSSNPNHLQDVSIMKESEHARPEEDTVEFYVPIAPRITAKMQKLSVRVARAQLHRQSVFMVQAFRFRSTYFLDWNSKYNNNQRTICGWCLK